The Haladaptatus paucihalophilus DX253 nucleotide sequence GCAGTCCCGTATGAAAAAGCGCGTCGGTCCGCGGAACCGCACCGCTGTCGGGTTCAACGGACGTTCGACTGGAATCGTATTTCCGAAAACCGGTAGACCTGAATTGGAAGATGCATCGGGAGATGCACCGAACCAGAGACACAGAGCTGTAGATTTTGACAGGCGCAAAGCCGTGATTTTTCGCGGGTCGTTCTCCGAATCCTATTCGTTCCCTCCTGTTTGGTATGACATAACACATAGTACAACGGCGCGATTACTATTTAGTTCTTGTGGTGATATCGGGCGATAAGCTCTGCCAATGATTTCCCAATTTGCTAAAAACAATGCAAATGGGATTTTCTAACCGAAATAATTTAAACATCTCGTTTCATGTGGTCTCGTTCTCACCGTCACCGTTTTCCCTCCTTCTTCCCCTGCTCTCACCTCTCTCCTTCTTCCCCTGCTCTCACCTCTCTCCTTCTTCCCCTGCTCTCACCTCTCTCCTTCTTCCCCTGCTCTCACCTCTCTCCTTCTTCCCCTGCTCTCTTTCCCCGTTCTTCGTTTTCTACCCGACACTGTGCGGCCCGGAGCGGCACGGATGCGCCGCTCCGGTCTGTTTCACCATCTTCCGTACACTCACCGACTTCATCCCGCGAAAAACAGCAATTCGGGCCGACGCCCGCTACTTCTCGTTCACTTCCAGCACCCGCCCCGCCGCGATGGTCTGGCCCATGTCGCGCACCGCGAAACTGCCGAGTTCGGGAATCTCCGACGACGGTTCGATGGACAGCGGTTTCTGCGGTCTGACGGTGACGACGGCGGCGTCGCCGCTCTGGATGTAGTCGGGATTCTCCTCGACGACTTCGCCGCTGGCCGGGTCTATCTTCTGGTCGATGGATTCGATGGTGCAGGCGTCCTGTGCGGTGTGCGCGTGGAACACCGGCGTGTAGCCCGCGGTGATGACCGACGGGTGTTGCATCACGACGATTTGGGCCGTGAAGGTGTCCGCCACCTTCGGCGGGTCGTCCGCCGGACCCGCGACGTCCCCGCGCCGGATGTCGTTTTTGCCGACTCCACGGACGTTGAACCCGACGTTATCCCCCGGTCCCGCTTCCGGGACCTCCTCGTGGTGCATCTCGATGGTTTTGACCTCGCCGGTCACGTCGCTCGGTTGGAAGGACACCGAGTCGCCGATGTTCAACATGCCCGTCTCGACGCGTCCGACCGGGACGGTTCCGATGCCCGAAATCGTGTACACGTCCTGAATCGGCAACCGAAGCGGCGCGTCGGTCGGCGGCTCCGGCATCGGCAGGTCGTTGAGCGCTTCGAGGACGGTTTCCCCGTCGTACCACGGCATCTCGTCGCTGTGGTCCACGATGTTGTCCCCCGCGAGCGCCGAAATCGGGATGAACGAAGCGTCCTCGGTGTCGAACCGGACTTGATTCAACAGCCCCTTTACCTCGTCTACGACCTCGCGGTAGCGGTCCTCGCTGTAATTCGCAGCGTCCATCTTGTTTACCGCGACGATGAGTTCGTTGATGCCCAAGGTGCGCGCGAGGAAGACGTGTTCTTGCGTCTGTGGCTGAACGCCGTCGTCCGCGGCGACGACGAGGACGGCGTTGTCCGCCTGACTCGCGCCCGTAATCATGTTCTTCACGAAGTCGCGGTGGCCCGGCGTATCGACGATGGTGAAATAGTACTCGTCGGTGTCGAACTCCTGGTGGGCGATGTCGATGGTGACGCCGCGTTCGCGCTCCTCTGCGAGGTTGTCCATCACGTAGGCGAACTCGAAGCCGCCCTTCCCCTTCT carries:
- the tuf gene encoding translation elongation factor EF-1 subunit alpha; this encodes MPDKPHQNLAIIGHVDHGKSTLVGRLLFETGSVPEHVIEQHKQEAEEKGKGGFEFAYVMDNLAEERERGVTIDIAHQEFDTDEYYFTIVDTPGHRDFVKNMITGASQADNAVLVVAADDGVQPQTQEHVFLARTLGINELIVAVNKMDAANYSEDRYREVVDEVKGLLNQVRFDTEDASFIPISALAGDNIVDHSDEMPWYDGETVLEALNDLPMPEPPTDAPLRLPIQDVYTISGIGTVPVGRVETGMLNIGDSVSFQPSDVTGEVKTIEMHHEEVPEAGPGDNVGFNVRGVGKNDIRRGDVAGPADDPPKVADTFTAQIVVMQHPSVITAGYTPVFHAHTAQDACTIESIDQKIDPASGEVVEENPDYIQSGDAAVVTVRPQKPLSIEPSSEIPELGSFAVRDMGQTIAAGRVLEVNEK